One region of Epilithonimonas zeae genomic DNA includes:
- a CDS encoding acyltransferase, protein MINLIYKALNIIPKTIAKIEKLYSYSILNSHSGVTLHSDLKIGKATTFELDDNAKFKIGTNVIWRDHNAIRIRNGGTLIFGNNVDLSHYISINCLDKIELGDDTCIAEGCKFYDHDHAFDTKPEYVWHKNKFNTAPIIIGKNVKIYSNVTVLKGVTIGDNCIIGANCVISRNVPANSIIFGKHELMRLPLM, encoded by the coding sequence ATGATCAATTTAATATATAAAGCATTGAATATCATTCCAAAAACGATTGCGAAAATCGAGAAGCTATATTCCTACAGTATTCTAAACTCGCATTCCGGAGTCACGCTTCATTCAGATCTTAAAATAGGAAAGGCGACTACTTTTGAGCTGGATGATAATGCCAAATTCAAGATTGGAACAAATGTTATTTGGAGAGATCATAATGCCATTAGAATAAGAAACGGAGGAACATTGATTTTCGGAAATAATGTAGATCTCAGTCATTATATTTCCATCAATTGTCTAGATAAAATAGAATTGGGCGATGATACATGTATTGCTGAAGGCTGCAAATTCTATGATCACGACCACGCTTTCGATACAAAACCAGAATACGTTTGGCACAAAAACAAATTCAATACAGCACCAATCATCATTGGTAAAAATGTGAAAATCTATAGTAATGTTACTGTTCTCAAAGGCGTAACAATTGGCGATAACTGTATTATTGGTGCAAATTGCGTTATTTCCAGAAACGTTCCAGCCAATTCCATCATCTTCGGAAAACACGAATTGATGAGGTTGCCTTTGATGTAA
- a CDS encoding bifunctional aconitate hydratase 2/2-methylisocitrate dehydratase, producing the protein MNYQDYIQEIEERKSQGLHPKPIDSADLLSEIISQIKDTNNEYRADSLKFFIYNTLPGTTSAAGVKAKFLKEIILGESAVEEITPSYAFELLSHMKGGPSIGVLLDLALGNDEATAKQAAEVLKTQVYLYDADTARLKEAYELGSKIAKDILESYAKAEFFTKLPEVPEEIKVVTYIAAEGDISTDLLSPGNQAHSRSDRELHGKCMMSPAQQEEIKALQAQHPDASVMLIAEKGTMGVGSSRMSGVNNVALWTGKQASPYVPFVNIAPIVAGTNGISPIFLTTVDVTGGIGIDLQNWVKKTDENGHPVRNENGDIVLEEKYSVATGTVLTINTKEKKLYNGETELKDISKSFTPQKLEFIRAGGSYAIVFGKKIQTFAAKTLGITPPTVFAPSKEISIEGQGLTAVEKIFNRNAVGVTEGKLLHAGSDVRVEVNIVGSQDTTGLMTAQELESMAATVISPIVDGAYQSGCHTASVWDKKAQANIPKLMKFMNDFGVITARDPKGEYHAMTDVIHKVLNDITVDEWAIIIGGDSHTRMSKGVAFGADSGTVALALATGEASMPIPESVKVTFKGEMKEHMDFRDVVHATQAQMLKQFDGENVFQGRIIEVHIGTLPADQAFTFTDWTAEMKAKASICISEDDTLIQSLEIAKSRIQIMIDKGMDNKNHVLQGLINKANKRIEEIRTGDKPALTPDANAKYYAEVVVDLDVIVEPMIADPDVNNEDVSKRYTHDTIRDLTFYGGEKKVDLGFVGSCMVHKGDLKIVSQMLRNLEKQNGKVEFQAPLVVAAPTYNIIDELKAEGDWELLEKYSGFEFNDAAPKGEARTQYENMMYLERPGCNLCMGNQEKAEKGDTVLATSTRLFQGRVVEDSERKKGESLLASTPVVVLSAIKGRIPSIEEYKEAVEGIDLTTFVPSIKELVTVGH; encoded by the coding sequence ATGAATTATCAGGATTACATCCAAGAGATTGAAGAAAGAAAAAGCCAAGGGCTTCATCCAAAGCCGATTGATAGCGCTGATTTATTGAGCGAGATCATCTCACAAATCAAAGACACAAATAATGAATACAGAGCAGACTCTCTTAAGTTTTTTATTTATAACACTTTACCGGGTACCACAAGTGCTGCTGGTGTAAAAGCTAAGTTTTTAAAAGAAATTATCTTAGGCGAATCTGCCGTAGAAGAAATCACGCCATCTTACGCATTCGAGTTATTGTCTCATATGAAAGGAGGCCCGTCAATCGGAGTTTTGCTTGATTTGGCTTTAGGAAATGATGAAGCTACAGCAAAACAGGCTGCTGAAGTTCTTAAAACTCAGGTTTACTTGTATGACGCTGATACAGCACGTTTAAAAGAAGCTTACGAATTAGGAAGCAAAATCGCTAAAGATATTTTGGAAAGTTATGCCAAAGCAGAATTTTTCACTAAGCTTCCTGAAGTTCCAGAAGAAATTAAAGTGGTGACTTACATCGCTGCAGAAGGTGATATTTCAACAGATTTATTATCTCCGGGAAATCAGGCACACTCTCGTTCAGACCGTGAATTGCACGGAAAATGTATGATGTCTCCTGCTCAACAGGAAGAAATAAAGGCTTTACAGGCTCAACACCCTGATGCAAGCGTAATGCTGATCGCAGAAAAAGGAACAATGGGAGTTGGTTCTTCCCGTATGTCGGGGGTAAACAACGTTGCACTTTGGACAGGTAAACAGGCAAGTCCTTATGTACCTTTCGTAAACATTGCTCCAATCGTAGCTGGGACAAACGGTATTTCTCCGATCTTCTTAACAACAGTTGACGTAACCGGAGGTATCGGAATCGACCTTCAAAACTGGGTGAAAAAAACCGACGAGAACGGACATCCTGTTCGTAATGAAAATGGAGATATTGTTTTGGAAGAAAAATATTCTGTTGCTACAGGAACTGTTCTTACCATCAATACGAAAGAGAAAAAATTATACAACGGAGAAACTGAATTGAAAGATATTTCAAAATCATTTACTCCACAAAAATTAGAATTTATCAGAGCGGGTGGTTCTTATGCCATCGTTTTTGGTAAAAAAATCCAGACGTTTGCTGCTAAAACTTTAGGAATTACTCCTCCAACGGTTTTCGCGCCTTCTAAAGAAATTTCTATTGAAGGACAAGGTTTGACTGCGGTTGAAAAAATCTTCAACAGAAATGCAGTGGGTGTTACTGAAGGTAAATTATTACACGCTGGTTCTGATGTTAGAGTTGAAGTTAATATCGTTGGATCTCAGGATACGACTGGTTTAATGACTGCTCAGGAATTGGAATCGATGGCTGCAACGGTAATTTCTCCCATCGTAGACGGAGCTTATCAGTCAGGATGTCATACGGCTTCGGTTTGGGATAAAAAAGCTCAGGCTAATATTCCTAAATTAATGAAATTTATGAACGATTTCGGGGTAATCACAGCTCGTGACCCGAAAGGTGAATATCACGCAATGACAGACGTTATTCACAAAGTTCTTAACGATATTACGGTTGACGAATGGGCCATCATCATCGGAGGTGACTCTCACACAAGAATGTCTAAAGGGGTTGCTTTCGGAGCTGATTCAGGAACAGTAGCTTTGGCTTTGGCAACAGGTGAAGCATCAATGCCGATTCCTGAATCTGTAAAAGTGACTTTCAAAGGCGAAATGAAGGAGCATATGGATTTCCGTGATGTGGTTCACGCAACTCAGGCTCAGATGTTGAAGCAATTCGACGGAGAAAACGTTTTCCAAGGAAGAATTATTGAGGTTCACATCGGAACTCTTCCGGCTGACCAGGCATTTACATTCACAGACTGGACTGCAGAAATGAAAGCTAAAGCTTCTATCTGTATTTCTGAAGACGATACTTTGATCCAATCATTGGAAATTGCGAAAAGCAGAATCCAGATTATGATTGACAAAGGAATGGATAACAAAAACCACGTTCTTCAAGGTTTAATTAACAAAGCAAACAAGAGAATCGAGGAAATCAGAACTGGTGACAAACCTGCCTTGACTCCGGATGCTAATGCAAAATATTATGCTGAAGTTGTTGTAGACCTTGACGTAATCGTTGAGCCAATGATTGCTGACCCGGATGTAAACAACGAAGATGTTTCTAAAAGATATACGCACGATACCATCAGAGACCTTACTTTCTACGGAGGTGAGAAAAAAGTTGACCTTGGTTTCGTAGGTTCTTGTATGGTTCACAAAGGTGACTTGAAGATTGTTTCTCAGATGTTGAGAAATCTTGAAAAACAAAATGGTAAAGTAGAATTCCAGGCTCCATTAGTAGTTGCGGCTCCAACTTATAATATCATTGACGAATTAAAGGCTGAAGGCGATTGGGAATTATTAGAGAAATATTCAGGTTTTGAATTCAACGATGCTGCTCCGAAAGGCGAAGCCCGTACACAGTATGAAAATATGATGTACCTTGAGCGTCCTGGTTGTAACCTTTGTATGGGAAATCAGGAAAAAGCTGAAAAAGGAGATACTGTTTTGGCAACTTCTACCCGTCTATTCCAGGGAAGAGTTGTTGAAGATTCTGAACGTAAAAAAGGAGAATCTCTACTGGCTTCGACTCCGGTAGTTGTTTTATCAGCGATCAAAGGAAGAATCCCAAGTATCGAAGAATACAAAGAAGCTGTGGAAGGAATTGATTTAACGACTTTCGTTCCATCGATTAAAGAATTGGTAACTGTTGGTCATTAA
- a CDS encoding WG repeat-containing protein — MKKLLSLCLTGFFLATYSQMKDTAIPALIPQTINQKTGYVNQSGKVVIPAEYHIAMFFSEDCNLLNSPNKKVRIYGSADYATVEKNQISYRIDRKGTRVYHYKNEDLGKCALPYESPKYKAFVMNGFYGLVSKENVDYKNYKDFEIYPQYQMLYVLDSDKENPMIVAVLDNKFGVINKNNQVVIPFVYDDIKTNLSWKTANLFEVSKDGNQYFYINKNNHAY; from the coding sequence ATGAAAAAATTATTAAGCTTATGTCTCACAGGCTTCTTTCTTGCGACATATTCTCAAATGAAGGATACAGCAATTCCTGCGCTTATTCCTCAGACAATCAATCAGAAAACAGGTTACGTCAACCAATCTGGTAAAGTAGTAATACCAGCCGAATATCACATCGCAATGTTCTTTTCCGAAGATTGTAACTTGCTAAATTCTCCCAATAAAAAAGTTAGAATTTATGGTTCTGCGGATTATGCAACGGTTGAGAAAAATCAAATTTCCTACAGAATAGATAGAAAAGGAACGCGAGTTTACCATTATAAAAATGAAGATTTGGGAAAATGCGCTTTGCCGTACGAGTCTCCAAAATATAAAGCTTTTGTAATGAATGGTTTTTATGGTTTGGTTAGCAAAGAAAATGTTGATTATAAAAACTATAAAGATTTTGAAATCTATCCACAGTATCAGATGTTGTATGTTTTAGATAGTGATAAAGAAAACCCAATGATTGTAGCTGTCTTGGATAATAAATTTGGTGTGATTAATAAAAACAATCAAGTGGTTATCCCATTTGTTTATGATGATATCAAAACTAATCTAAGCTGGAAAACGGCTAATCTGTTTGAAGTTTCCAAAGATGGAAATCAATATTTTTACATCAATAAAAATAATCACGCGTATTAA
- a CDS encoding RNA polymerase sigma factor — protein sequence MAEKKSASITEVVKNYGSQLLRFINSKVAKTEDAEDILQEVWFQTSRLTNLNELENVGAWLYSVTRNKIIDSYRKKKSESLEDFVYQDEDGELNVKDILLADDSNSPELGVFKEMFWNELMKALDELPEKQKRVYIQNELEDKTLQEIADEEGENIKTIISRKSYAVKHLRKRLQSLYDDLND from the coding sequence ATGGCCGAAAAAAAATCTGCATCGATTACGGAAGTCGTAAAAAATTACGGTTCCCAGCTCTTGCGCTTTATTAACTCTAAAGTGGCAAAGACAGAAGATGCGGAAGATATTCTGCAGGAAGTTTGGTTTCAGACCAGCCGATTGACTAACTTGAACGAGTTGGAAAATGTTGGTGCCTGGTTGTATTCGGTTACCAGAAACAAAATCATCGACAGCTACAGAAAAAAGAAAAGCGAATCTCTTGAAGATTTTGTCTATCAGGATGAGGATGGCGAACTGAATGTAAAAGATATTCTTTTGGCTGATGATAGTAATAGTCCGGAACTAGGTGTTTTCAAAGAGATGTTCTGGAATGAGTTGATGAAAGCTTTGGACGAACTACCGGAAAAACAAAAACGGGTTTATATCCAAAATGAATTGGAAGATAAAACGCTACAAGAAATTGCTGACGAAGAAGGCGAAAACATAAAAACAATCATTAGTAGAAAATCATACGCAGTAAAACATCTGCGCAAAAGATTGCAAAGTCTTTATGATGATTTGAACGATTAA
- a CDS encoding DUF2752 domain-containing protein, producing the protein MQRAFHELLHFRFSKAFRYNPLFVIAIPFVILLFVLRFSKTYTKTSWTYRFLKSKLFFLVVLIIVLLFSLFRNTDYYKGIFESF; encoded by the coding sequence GTGCAAAGGGCTTTTCACGAATTACTCCATTTCAGATTTTCAAAAGCCTTTCGATATAATCCTTTATTTGTGATAGCAATTCCTTTCGTGATATTATTATTTGTGTTAAGATTTTCTAAAACTTATACTAAAACAAGCTGGACTTATCGTTTTTTGAAAAGTAAATTGTTTTTTTTAGTCGTTTTAATAATAGTTTTATTATTTTCGCTATTCAGAAATACCGATTATTATAAAGGTATTTTCGAAAGTTTCTAA
- a CDS encoding aconitate hydratase, whose amino-acid sequence MTFDLDMIKKVYSDFETRVNEARAFMGRPLTYSEKILCAHLFPSQVKEAFKRGESYVDFAPDRVAMQDATAQMALLQFMQAGKKKVAVPSTVHADHLIQARVGAAKDLIEAENKNNEVYQFLQSVSNKYGIGFWKAGAGIIHQVVLENYAFPGGMMIGTDSHTVNAGGLGMVAIGVGGADAVDVMAGMAWELKFPKMIGVKLTGKLNGWTAPKDIILKVAGILTVKGGTGAIVEYFGEGANSLSCTGKGTICNMGAEIGATTSIFEYDQNMSKYLRSTDREDLADAADAIAHVLKADPEVHANPEKYYDEVIEINLDTLEPYLNGPFTPDLATPISQMKEIAEKNGWPTKIEVGLIGSCTNSSYEDIARAASVAKQAKEKNLEVKAEYTITPGSEQVRFTVERDGFLKTFDEIGGKVFANACGPCIGQWAREGAEKQEKNTIVHSFNRNFSKRADGNPNTYAFVGSPELVTAMAIAGDLRFNPLTDKLKNKDGVEVMLDQPSGDDLPRLGFDVEDPGYIAPAEDGSNVEVIVSPTSDRLQLLEEFPAWDGQNITGARLLIKAYGKCTTDHISMAGPWLKYRGHLDNISNNMLIGAVNAFNMETNNVKNELDGQYKPVPDSARQYKAAEIPTIVVGDENYGEGSSREHAAMEPRHLGVRAVLVKSFARIHETNLKKQGMLGLTFADKEDYDKIQEDDTINFLDLDQFAPGKQLTLEFVHADGTKDIVKTNHTYNAGQIAWFKAGSALNLIKAMEKES is encoded by the coding sequence ATGACTTTTGACTTGGATATGATCAAAAAAGTTTATTCTGATTTCGAAACCAGAGTAAACGAAGCAAGAGCTTTTATGGGAAGACCTCTTACTTATTCAGAAAAAATTCTTTGCGCTCACCTTTTTCCATCACAGGTAAAAGAAGCATTTAAAAGAGGAGAATCTTATGTAGATTTTGCTCCGGATAGAGTGGCAATGCAGGATGCGACGGCGCAGATGGCTCTTTTACAATTTATGCAGGCTGGAAAGAAAAAAGTCGCTGTTCCATCAACGGTTCACGCCGATCACTTGATCCAGGCAAGAGTGGGTGCAGCCAAAGATTTGATCGAAGCTGAAAACAAAAATAATGAGGTTTATCAATTCCTACAGTCAGTTTCTAATAAATACGGAATTGGGTTCTGGAAAGCTGGTGCTGGTATCATCCACCAAGTAGTTTTAGAAAATTACGCTTTTCCTGGCGGAATGATGATTGGAACCGACTCTCACACTGTAAATGCCGGCGGACTTGGAATGGTCGCTATCGGAGTTGGTGGTGCTGATGCAGTTGACGTAATGGCTGGAATGGCTTGGGAACTTAAATTCCCTAAAATGATTGGTGTTAAATTAACAGGAAAATTAAATGGTTGGACTGCTCCAAAAGATATTATTTTAAAAGTGGCCGGAATTCTAACCGTGAAAGGCGGAACGGGTGCTATTGTGGAGTATTTTGGAGAAGGTGCAAATTCTCTTTCTTGTACAGGAAAAGGTACAATTTGTAATATGGGTGCGGAAATCGGAGCGACAACTTCCATTTTTGAATACGACCAAAATATGAGCAAATATCTCCGTTCAACTGATAGAGAAGATTTGGCTGATGCGGCTGATGCAATTGCTCATGTGCTGAAAGCAGATCCAGAAGTTCACGCCAATCCGGAAAAATATTATGATGAAGTGATTGAGATCAATCTTGACACTTTAGAGCCTTATCTCAACGGACCTTTCACTCCGGATTTGGCAACACCAATCTCGCAAATGAAAGAAATTGCTGAAAAAAATGGTTGGCCAACAAAAATCGAAGTGGGATTGATTGGTTCTTGTACTAACTCATCCTATGAAGATATCGCAAGAGCAGCTTCTGTGGCAAAACAAGCTAAAGAAAAAAATCTTGAAGTAAAAGCTGAATATACAATCACTCCAGGTTCAGAGCAAGTTAGATTTACGGTAGAAAGAGACGGTTTCCTGAAAACTTTTGACGAAATCGGCGGTAAAGTTTTTGCTAATGCTTGCGGACCTTGTATCGGACAATGGGCTCGTGAAGGGGCTGAGAAACAGGAAAAAAACACAATTGTTCACTCTTTCAACAGAAACTTCTCAAAAAGAGCGGACGGCAATCCGAACACTTATGCTTTCGTAGGTTCACCGGAATTGGTAACTGCGATGGCAATTGCAGGAGATTTGAGATTCAATCCTTTGACAGATAAATTAAAAAATAAAGACGGTGTCGAAGTGATGCTAGATCAGCCAAGCGGAGATGATCTTCCAAGATTAGGATTTGATGTAGAAGATCCTGGTTACATTGCTCCTGCAGAAGATGGTTCTAATGTAGAGGTAATCGTATCTCCAACTTCAGACAGACTTCAGTTATTAGAAGAATTCCCAGCTTGGGATGGACAAAATATCACAGGCGCAAGATTACTCATCAAAGCTTATGGAAAATGTACCACCGATCACATCTCTATGGCCGGGCCCTGGTTGAAATACAGAGGTCATCTTGACAACATTTCCAATAATATGTTAATTGGTGCTGTGAACGCCTTCAATATGGAAACCAACAATGTTAAGAACGAATTGGATGGCCAGTACAAACCAGTTCCTGATTCTGCAAGACAATATAAAGCTGCAGAAATTCCAACGATTGTTGTCGGTGACGAGAATTATGGTGAAGGTTCTTCCAGAGAACACGCGGCAATGGAACCAAGACATCTTGGTGTGAGAGCTGTTCTGGTAAAATCTTTTGCCAGAATCCACGAAACCAATCTTAAGAAACAAGGAATGCTTGGATTAACCTTTGCAGACAAAGAAGATTATGATAAAATCCAGGAAGATGATACAATTAATTTCTTAGATTTAGATCAATTTGCGCCAGGTAAACAACTGACTTTGGAGTTTGTTCACGCTGATGGAACTAAGGACATTGTTAAAACGAACCATACTTATAATGCCGGACAAATTGCATGGTTCAAAGCTGGTTCTGCCCTTAATCTTATTAAAGCAATGGAAAAAGAAAGTTAA
- a CDS encoding TonB-dependent receptor encodes MKGFIFLGVFIAPFYFSQTTDSTQVTSIQAVEFTKRTPTAKAIINVQKDLADKNLGQDLPILLKNQMSVISTSDAGNGVGYTGFRIRGTAGTSINVMMNGVPYNDSESQGTFFVNVPDLTSSASQIVIQRGVGTSTSGVAAFGASVNVISKDPEDAFSVKTDDSYGSFNTYKYSAEINSGKFWKNRLSVMGRYTHIHSDGYIDRASSNLHSYNFSALFQEKNTELRFLAFGGKEKTYQAWNGVDRATWETDPKFNYSGAIYDANWENIVDFYDNETDNYRQNHYQLLWNQRFSDNWKLETTAHYTKGKGYYENYKQGDPFARYNLPNQLVNGTEEEYGDFIRKKWLDNDFYGVISTLYGKLGNLDLNIGAVANQYYGKHFGNVTGVFIPEIIEFEYYRNRSLKNEISGFAKAIYKLNQFEFFGDLQLRNIDYDTKVITQGDKEGLDLDRKWTFFNPKVGINYNIENGKVFLSYANAHREPNRDDLFANPSTKEETLHDFEAGWEQQFGKVVLTANAYYMDYQNQLVLSGRINNIGEFIRENVDKSYRLGIELSAQSRLSEKVQLGANLSLSQNKIKEINSVQNDTDVVLKDSDISFSPNIIANGNVVYSPFKNFNLGVTAQYVGKQYLDNLETADNQLKDYLVPDFNMSYKLPLQKQEVTFRFLLNNFTNTKYVNNGFSGPYYFSQAGINFLFGVSLKFK; translated from the coding sequence ATGAAAGGATTTATTTTTTTAGGAGTGTTCATTGCTCCATTTTATTTTTCTCAAACTACAGATTCTACGCAAGTTACGAGTATTCAGGCTGTAGAATTTACCAAAAGAACTCCAACTGCGAAAGCAATTATTAATGTCCAAAAAGATTTGGCAGATAAAAATTTGGGCCAGGATTTGCCGATTCTTTTGAAAAATCAAATGTCCGTCATTTCAACTTCCGATGCAGGAAATGGTGTTGGTTATACGGGTTTTAGAATCAGAGGAACAGCGGGAACTAGCATCAATGTGATGATGAATGGTGTGCCTTATAACGATTCAGAATCTCAAGGGACTTTCTTTGTTAACGTTCCGGATTTGACAAGCTCTGCATCGCAAATTGTGATTCAGAGAGGTGTTGGGACTTCAACTAGTGGAGTAGCTGCTTTTGGAGCAAGTGTTAATGTGATTTCCAAAGATCCGGAAGATGCTTTTTCTGTAAAAACGGATGACTCTTATGGCTCATTCAATACTTACAAATATTCTGCAGAAATCAATTCGGGGAAATTCTGGAAGAACCGTTTGTCTGTGATGGGACGATATACGCATATCCATTCTGATGGGTATATTGACAGAGCTTCTTCCAATCTTCATTCTTATAATTTTTCTGCTTTGTTTCAGGAGAAAAATACGGAGTTAAGGTTTTTAGCTTTTGGAGGAAAAGAAAAAACTTATCAAGCTTGGAATGGTGTTGATAGAGCAACTTGGGAGACTGATCCAAAGTTCAATTATTCCGGAGCAATCTATGATGCAAATTGGGAAAATATCGTAGATTTTTATGATAATGAGACTGATAATTACAGACAAAATCATTATCAGTTATTATGGAATCAAAGATTTTCAGACAATTGGAAATTAGAAACTACAGCGCATTATACCAAAGGAAAAGGTTATTATGAAAATTACAAACAAGGCGATCCTTTTGCACGATATAATTTGCCGAATCAATTGGTGAATGGAACTGAAGAAGAATACGGCGATTTCATCAGAAAAAAATGGTTGGATAACGATTTTTATGGAGTGATTTCTACTTTGTATGGAAAATTGGGGAATCTTGATTTGAATATTGGAGCGGTTGCCAATCAATATTATGGAAAACACTTTGGAAATGTAACAGGCGTTTTTATTCCGGAAATTATCGAGTTTGAGTATTATAGAAACCGATCTTTGAAAAATGAAATTTCAGGATTTGCAAAAGCAATTTATAAGTTAAATCAATTCGAATTCTTTGGAGATTTGCAATTAAGAAACATTGATTATGACACAAAAGTAATTACTCAAGGTGATAAGGAAGGTTTGGATTTGGATAGGAAATGGACATTCTTTAATCCGAAAGTGGGGATTAATTATAATATCGAAAATGGGAAAGTATTCCTTTCTTACGCCAATGCACATCGTGAACCAAACCGAGATGATCTTTTTGCAAATCCGAGTACAAAAGAAGAAACTTTACACGATTTTGAGGCAGGTTGGGAACAGCAATTTGGAAAGGTTGTGTTGACGGCTAATGCCTATTATATGGATTATCAAAATCAGTTGGTTTTATCTGGTAGAATCAACAATATAGGCGAGTTTATTCGTGAAAATGTGGACAAAAGTTATAGATTAGGAATTGAATTATCCGCTCAAAGCAGACTTTCAGAAAAAGTTCAGTTAGGAGCCAATCTATCTTTGAGTCAGAATAAGATTAAGGAAATCAATTCGGTTCAAAATGACACAGATGTTGTTTTGAAAGATTCTGATATTTCTTTTTCGCCTAATATCATTGCGAATGGAAATGTGGTTTATTCGCCATTTAAAAATTTCAATTTGGGTGTTACAGCACAATATGTGGGTAAACAATATTTGGATAATCTTGAAACTGCTGATAATCAATTGAAAGATTACTTAGTCCCGGATTTTAATATGTCTTACAAATTGCCATTGCAGAAACAAGAAGTGACTTTTAGATTCTTATTAAATAATTTTACTAATACCAAGTATGTCAACAACGGTTTTAGTGGACCATATTACTTCTCGCAAGCCGGAATTAACTTCCTTTTTGGGGTTTCTTTGAAGTTTAAATAA
- a CDS encoding SDR family oxidoreductase yields MNALITGVSRGVGLEISRLFLENGHTVYGISRTESEELKDLEKHYPENFFFKTFDLSNPENIQQEVFKDFVKNQIPIHVLINNAAMAYDDIVTNLNYEDLKTMFDVNLYSPMFLTKYAIRNMIYNRVSGSIIHISSISAHTGYKGLSMYAASKGALQSFSKNISREWGERGIRSNIVVPGYMETAMNAKLTQDHKNRIFKRTALKKETDMQSVAETVLFLASEKAKSITGQEIFVDSGTL; encoded by the coding sequence ATGAACGCATTGATAACGGGAGTTTCCAGAGGTGTCGGTTTAGAAATCAGCAGATTGTTTCTGGAAAACGGACATACGGTTTATGGCATCAGCAGAACCGAATCTGAAGAATTAAAAGATCTTGAAAAACACTATCCGGAGAACTTTTTCTTCAAGACATTCGATTTATCCAATCCGGAGAACATCCAACAAGAAGTTTTCAAAGATTTTGTCAAAAATCAAATTCCAATTCACGTATTAATTAACAATGCAGCGATGGCTTATGATGATATTGTTACGAATCTTAATTACGAAGATTTGAAAACAATGTTCGATGTCAACTTGTATTCGCCAATGTTTTTGACAAAATATGCCATCAGAAATATGATTTATAACCGGGTTTCCGGGAGCATCATTCATATTTCTTCGATCAGTGCGCATACAGGTTACAAAGGTTTGTCAATGTATGCGGCTTCCAAGGGTGCTTTGCAGTCTTTTTCCAAAAATATTTCCAGAGAATGGGGCGAACGAGGGATCCGTTCCAACATCGTTGTTCCTGGTTATATGGAAACCGCAATGAATGCCAAACTGACTCAGGATCACAAAAATAGAATCTTCAAAAGAACCGCATTGAAAAAAGAAACCGATATGCAGTCTGTGGCAGAAACCGTTTTGTTTCTAGCAAGTGAAAAAGCAAAATCGATTACTGGACAAGAAATTTTTGTAGATTCCGGAACATTATAA